The Theropithecus gelada isolate Dixy chromosome 11, Tgel_1.0, whole genome shotgun sequence genome includes a region encoding these proteins:
- the FAM234B gene encoding protein FAM234B yields the protein MATVLSRALKLPGKKSPDLGEYDPLTQADSDESEDDLVLNLQKNGGVKNGKSPLGEAPEPDSDAEVAEAAKPHLSEVTTEGYPSEPLGGLEQKAASSLVSYVRTSVFLLTLGISMILVLLCAFLIPCPPRDLHSTWSRHLGSQGGGDLSPLELADVNGDGLRDVLLSFVMSRNGSAVGGSRPAANLVCLSGMNGSTLWSSLLPEEARDITCLELMPGSLAETVCLVTGTHKMLSAFNATSGKAIWTLNPNYLSNGTLAAPVVVLPDLDEDGVRDLVVLAIGELQPDLCFLLVSGRTGSPVGRPVKYNIVGVGNLIGPQVYITTNGAVYILFGFGNIQAVALRDIFVQAQNRDSSPPSLQIEEPEWEKRRSINLSELIDVYSDGVELLQMVKAPDSNCSNLLITTRQGLVLLRGQNLTPYWTLRLQGLRSQPTPGYFTDDQTLDFLLQIQDGVGMKKMMVVDGDSGSVVWSYRAPCHMKETPATSAVTSDRKSVFLFWAEGLSAASPNSDIILGTEPPSLHHLYLLHPVFPSILLDLANTTGTVTASEVGINDLWKDAFYVTRTTGPSSEGHPAALVVSKLSLRWALMEGQMAQLQESTPKIGRGELRRFLSRIKFVEAPYEI from the exons gGAAGAAGAGTCCAGACCTAGGGGAGTATGATCCCCTCACCCAGGCTGACAGTGACGAGAGTGAAGACGATCTGGTGCTTAACTTGCAGAAGAATGGAGGGGTCAAAAATGGGAAGAGTCCTTTGGGAGAAGCGCCAGAACCCGACTCAGATGCCGAGGTTGCAGAGGCTGCAAAGCCACATCTTTCGGAAGTCACCACGGAGGGCTACCCCTCGGAACCCCTTGGGGGCCTGGAACAGAAAGCAGCCTCCTCCCTGGTGTCATATGTGCGCACATCTGTCTTCCTGCTGACTTTGGGGATCTCGATGATCCTGGTGCTCCTGTGTGCTTTCCTGATCCCCTGTCCTCCCAGAGATCTGCACAGCACCTGGAGCCGCCACTTGGGCTCCCAGGGAG GTGGGGACCTGTCTCCATTGGAATTGGCTGATGTGAATGGAGATGGCCTGCGTGATGTGCTTCTCTCCTTTGTGATGTCAAGGAACGGAAGTGCAGTAG GTGGCTCAAGGCCAGCTGCTAATCTTGTGTGCCTTTCGGGGATGAATGGCAGCACACTGTGGTCTAGTCTTCTCCCTGAGGAGGCTCGAGATATCACATGTTTGGAGCTGATGCCAGGAAGCTTGGCTGAAACCGTCTGCCTTGTGACGGGGACACACAAAATGCTCAGTGCATTCAATGCTACGTCAG GGAAAGCCATTTGGACTTTGAACCCAAACTACTTGTCTAATGGTACCTTAGCTGCCCCAGTTGTGGTGCTGCCAGACTTGGATGAAGATGGTGTTCGAGACCTTGTGGTTCTGGCCATTGGGGAATTGCAG CCAGATCTGTGCTTTCTGCTGGTGTCCGGCCGGACCGGAAGTCCAGTGGGTCGACCTGTGAAGTACAACATCGTGGGAGTTGGGAATCTGATTGGTCCTCAGGTTTACATCACAACAAACGGGGCTGTCTACATCCTGTTTGGCTTTG GAAATATACAGGCTGTCGCCCTGCGGGACATTTTTGTTCAGGCCCAAAATCGAGACAGCTCACCACCTTCTCTGCAGATAGAAGAGCCAGAATGGGAGAAGCGAAGATCCatcaacctctctgagctcatTGATGTTTACAG TGATGGTGTTGAGCTACTCCAGATGGTGAAGGCACCAGATTCCAACTGCAGCAACCTTCTGATTACAACCAGACAAGGCCTTGTGCTGCTTCGGGGGCAAAATCTGACACCTTACTGGACATTGAGACTTCAAGGCCTGCGCAG CCAGCCTACTCCTGGATATTTCACTGATGATCAGACGTTAGACTTCCTTCTGCAGATACAGGATGGAGTTGGGATGAAAAAG ATGATGGTTGTGGATGGTGACTCTGGCTCTGTTGTTTGGAGTTACCGTGCTCCGTGTCACATGAAAGAAACGCCAGCCACCTCGGCAGTTACTTCAGACCGGAAGTCTGTCTTCCTCTTCTGGGCCGAAGGGCTGTCAGCTGCATCTCCCAATTCC GATATCATCCTAGGAACTGAGCCGCCCAGCCTTCACCACCTTTACCTCCTGCATCCTGTGTTCCCCTCCATCCTTCTGGATCTGGCTAACACCACCGGCACAGTGACGGCTTCAGAGG TTGGAATTAACGACCTCTGGAAAGATGCCTTTTATGTTACCAGGACAACAGGTCCAAGCTCCGAAGGCCATCCAGCAGCCCTGGTGGTCAGCAAGCTTAGTCTACGGTGGGCACTAATGGAGGGCCAGATGGCTCAGCTACAGGAGTCTACCCCCAAAATTGGCCGTGGGGAGCTGCGAAGATTTCTCTCTAGGATAAAGTTTGTTGAAGCTCCCTACGAG